gaaaatggttTAGGACTTCATATAGGTTACACCctattaagtaaaaatatattcttctggAACCAATTTCAAATGCTCATTCCTGTAGAAGGCAGTAACAGCTCCTTCCTCTGGGCTCCAATTAGGGAACTGTCatgttatttgtaattatttgtttagcCTGCCTGCTGCCTCTTCATTGTGAGCTCTTCAGGAGTCTAGTCCCTTCCTGATTCTTCTCAGAACTCCCAAGCCCAGCTCAGGGCCTCTGAGAGCCTCCTGAGTGTTTTCTGAATGATTCATTCCAAGCTTATGAATTAAACTATAAGTAACAGGGTCAAGGAATGCTGAAAATATCTTTGAGCTAGATTTCAACTGTAGAGATATATCAGGACTATGAGATAATTTTCGTTTGTTATTTTTCTACAGGGGCAGGGGgtggtttgagacagagtctggctcttgcgccaaggctggagtacaacggctcaatctcggcttactgcagcctccatctcctaggttagtgtgatcctcctgcctcagcctcctgagtagctgggaccacaggcttgcaccaccatgcccggctaatttttatgtgttttgtacaggcagggttttgccatgtagctcaggctggtcttgaactcctgggctcaagccatcctactaccttggcctcccaaagtgctgggattacagatgtgagccaccgcacccagtctgtgagaaaaattatttttttcttttcttttctttctttctttttttttttttcagacagtttcactcttgttacccaggctggagtgcagtggcgcgatctcggctcactgcaacctccacctcctgggttcaagttgttctcctgcctcagcctcccgagtagctgggattacaggtgcccgccaccacacccggctagttttttgtattttttgtagagacagggttggccggactggtctcaaattcctgacctcaggtgatctgcctgccttggcctcccaaagtgctgggattacaggtgtgaaccactgtgcctggcgagaATAATTATTAATCTCACATTCATACTGTATTAAGTAGCTCAAAAAACACTTTGGTGAACATTATTATCTTTCATGTTCACTACAATATTAAGAATTAgtgccgggggcagtggctcacacctgtaatcccagcactttgagagccagaggtgggcagattacctgaggtcaggagttcgagaccagcttggccaacatggtgaaaccccatctctactaaaactacaaaaatcagctgggcatggtggtggacacctgtaatcccaactactcgggaggctgaagcaggagaatcgcttgaacctgggagatggaggctgcagttagctgagatcatgccactgcactctagcttaggcaacagagtgagactccctctcaaaaaaaaaaaaaaaaaaagaattagcatgGGCTGGGTGCGGGGGCTCTTACAtataatctctgcactttgggaggctgaggtgggtggatcacttgaggtgaggagttctagaccagcctggccaacctagcgaaaccccgtctctaacaaatatacaaaaattagctgggtgtggtggcacgtgcctgtaatcctagcttcttgggaggctgaggtaggaaaatctcttgaacctgggaggtgaaggctgcagtgagctgaaatcatgccactgcattctagcctaggcaacagagcaagactccttttcaaaacaaaacaaaacaaaacaaaacaaaaaaaccatgtaTGCCAACTTCTGGATCGGGAAACTAAAGAGAAATTAGCTAACAATACACCCTTATTCAAGCAGACAAGCAGAATTGGTACAGGAACTAACTAATCTAATTCAAAAGCCAAATATTCTTTCCAGGATATGGCAACATGCAACTTTGACTTCACTTTCTTAGTTGTCTAGATATATTTTTGCCAATCATCTCTTTGTTCTGTTCCGAACCTTACTGCCCTATTACCTCATTTTCCAGATGTGCTTTGTCCCTCTGTGCTTTTCTACATTTCCCCTTCCATCAAAAGTCTACTAGTTTATGGAagattccctccttctctctgtaAGCCCTTATCCCCTTCTTTCACAGATCTTGCTGATTCTCCAGCTAGTCTTCCCAAgtattcttcctccttccctttaacTTACATAGAACGTTTTGAGAGAAAGTTGAAGGAAAGAGCCTTAAGACATGGGTTAGAGTCCCAGATTCACTACCCACTTAGACCTTGTCTTTTCCCTCTAGTATTTAGACACTCTAGGTATTTCCAAGGTTTGAACATTAACTACAGTCATATGAAAACATGTTGCAAGCcgtaaagaactaaataaatgcacGTTGTCTTTTAATATGTGATTCTCACATTAAAGGGAATGCCCAAGGCGCCATTCAATAATGAATCTAGTTTGAAAGAATTGTCAGGAACGCCAAATTTACTGAATACAAATGGCTCAGAGCAGGCTCAGAAACCAGTGTCCCCTCCTGGAGAAGCAAGTACCTCTGGACAGCACTCTAGACTAAAACTGGGTAAGAAAAAATTTGAGGGGAATTTAGTCCCGCTATGTCCTCTAGAAAGGTTGGTGAGTATGGTCTACCTATGTGGGGTGGACTTTGGATAGGCCTGGGCTTAAGCTGGACTCAACTGTGAGACCAGAAGTTAGATGcagtattttgttaaaattatttatttatttgttcactgagacagagtcttactctgtcacccaggctggagtgcaatggtgagatcttggttcactgcaacctctgcctccacgaAAAtagcgattttcatgcctcagtcacccgagtagctgggattataggtgtgcaccaccgtgcccggctgatttttagtagagacagagtttcaccatgttgaccaggccggtctcaaactcctggcctcaagtgatctgctcagctcagcctcccgaaatgctgggattacaggcttgagccaccatgcctagccttggATACAGTATTGAATAGCATGTAAGAACATTAACTTTGAAGTCACTCACTTGGGTTATAATCCACACAGAAGCATTGGGGCCTTGGGCAAATCTTATAAATTCCATGGGCTCCTGAATggtaatctgtaaaatgagaccaAGTATATAGAGCTCATGTATTGTTTGAAatcattaaattaaatataaatgaactgATACATGTGAGGTGTCCAATAAGTACCTCTCtgataatatatattcttttgtgcgtttctacatttccttttccatcacatGTCAACTAGTACATAGAAGATCCCCTATAGAGACTATACTTTCTTAGTGTTGTATGTCCAGGCCTTTGTTCAATGCCTAAGATGTAATGaactctcaaaaaatattttctgaataaataaatgcatgaatgaacCATTTTGTAAGCAGAAAGGCTGGGAGGTTAATGGGATAATGAGAACAGCTAGAAACTAAAATTGAATAGGCATCTACAGTCAGTGTGGGTGTGGGGTCTAAGTCTCTCTGAAGCAGTAAAGAGGGGGAGACTAGAGTATATAGAAAGGTAGATGCTAATTTGATGGTAGGagatttcacattttcttatGAAACAAGGACAAACACCCCAGACTCCCAATTTTACCCATCTACTCTTCTCCAACCTAGAACTCAGGAGGAAGGAGACCGTAGGAAAGATGTATAGCCTGCAAGAAAGAAAGGGTCATGCATACAAAGAGATCAGCGAGCCACAGGATGATGACTACCTCTGTGAGTGACCCTTTCAGCCACTCACACAGCTTGCTGTTATGTCCTGGTACAATAATTTCATCATTTGGCCCACAAATCATTCCCTTACTCGAATGAATTAAAGTACAGGATTGGGGCTAAATAATGTGAGTGCCAAGCTCTTTCTGAAGCTCTTATATCAAGGAACATGCATTACAACTTTCCTAATCCCTGCTTCCCTCACTTCCAGATTGTGAGATGTGTCAGAACTTCTTCATTGACAGCTGTGCTGCTCATGGGCCCCCTACATTTGTAAAGGACAGTGCAGTGGACAAGGGGCATCCCAACCGTTCAGCCCTCAGTCTGCCCCCAGGGCTGAGAATTGGGCCATCAGGCATCCCTCAGGCTGGGCTTGGAGTATGGAACGAGGCATCTGATCTGCCACTGGGTCTGCACTCTGGCCCCTGTGAGGGCCGAATTACAGAAGACGAAGAGGCAGCCAACAGTGGATATTCCTGGCTAGTAAGAAGAGCCTGCTGTTTCCCCTGTTCTGTCTTCCCACATCCCTTCTGTGCCTTTGGTGGGACATCACCTTCTACATGTTAGGATATAGGTAGGGATAACATGGTTAGCTCTGTGTACTCAAGGGTCTTTGCATGAACATGGAACTCCTATTTAGAGATCACAGGGTACGTGGGAGCAGAGTGGTACAAAGACAAAGAAGTGCATCCTCCCTTTTGGAGCTTCTGCTCTGATTGGACAAACCAACTCAGATGTGTAGATGATGACTAAGGTGCATGCCATGTGGTCTCAGTTGGCAGTTGAAGCTCTGCAGGTCCAAAGGCCATTGATGACCGTGGAGTAAAATAATTCTTCAGATTTTTACCCTCTAAAAAGTCTTTACCTTATTTTTTGAAACTCAGATCACCAAGGGGAGAAACTGCTATGAGTATGTGGATGGAAAAGATAAATCCTGGGCCAACTGGATGAGGTAAGGCCACTAGCTCTCTTAGTTTCAGAGAGAACCTCCATCTCTCACAAACCCGGACTTCCTTCCTTCTCATTATGCCTCCCTCAATGATTTTCACATCccctatttctatttttctccataCAGTGCTGTTTTATACCAtcaacttttagaaataaaaaataaaaatatagatattatgATTTATTGGTATCAAAACACAAATATGTATGCTAGACAAAATTGAGGCACCAAGATAAACCTTGACAAGGTTAATTCATGCTTTAA
This portion of the Pan troglodytes isolate AG18354 chromosome 11, NHGRI_mPanTro3-v2.0_pri, whole genome shotgun sequence genome encodes:
- the LOC129135992 gene encoding histone-lysine N-methyltransferase PRDM7-like, which codes for MGDWGKTRYRIVKMNYNALITIGLRATRPAFMCHRRQAIKLQVDDTEDSDEEWTPRQQVKPPWMAFRGEQSKHQKGMPKAPFNNESSLKELSGTPNLLNTNGSEQAQKPVSPPGEASTSGQHSRLKLELRRKETVGKMYSLQERKGHAYKEISEPQDDDYLYCEMCQNFFIDSCAAHGPPTFVKDSAVDKGHPNRSALSLPPGLRIGPSGIPQAGLGVWNEASDLPLGLHSGPCEGRITEDEEAANSGYSWLITKGRNCYEYVDGKDKSWANWMRYENCARDDEEQNLVAFQYHRQSFYRTCRFIRPGCELLVWYGDEYGQELGIKWGIKWKKELMAGRGRHHYYSFKRTGKKELS